The following proteins are co-located in the Bombus pascuorum chromosome 3, iyBomPasc1.1, whole genome shotgun sequence genome:
- the LOC132905034 gene encoding ATP-dependent DNA/RNA helicase DHX36 — MSHPYGLFSAQRMYSRRRHGDRGESSQSGGSHFERDSRGRGRGGGHPPWLRGKEIGLYYRDKAKEKTKKKETRVIKLPGHLQEKIEHVLDNSKGYYEKLYNNAYTEDTYGVLEDKYVHIRDSQFKRKFMNMVSGNMQENLARALLVKSKLEKDIAVDKKLLNEYRSMQSTQEYENMKQFRLKLPSYHKRSRILDLIKENQVIVISGETGCGKTTQVAQYILDDQLEQENGSTVRIICTQPRRISAISVAERVAAERAERLGKSVGFQIRLEKVLPRDRGSITFCTTGMLLQFMQGDPALKEFSHIILDEIHERSTESDFILALLKLIISKRPDLKVILMSATLNSERFSSYYDDCPMIHIPGFTYPVTEFYLEDILSFTEYQFPASAAIPQDHRKHIKKYKQEQRKRDEFHDVLYPYVRQLIATKKYSKEVIEQLRNPNSEKLSLDLIEQLIRYICKTKDPGAILVFLPGMMDIIKLHKIMLENRQYPQNQYVIYPLHSRMPTVDQKLVFRTPAEGVRKIIIATSIAETSITIEDVVYVIDCGKMKFGKFDLQKNVQTLEPEWVSLANAKQRRGRAGRVKAGVCYHLYSKAREMALDQYPLPEMLRTRLEEVILQIKVLQLGKARTFLASVMDPPNMKAIDLSLDLLRTLNALDDEEQLTPLGYHLAQLPLDPRTGKMIIWASLFSCVEPVFAIAASLSFKDAFYCPLGKEEDARKKKLELNMNQFSDHIALSEALRRFEIAYKKSYASSFCREYFLSFSTLKLLSEMKTQFAQHLYEMKFMNSENPADINANRNSSNITLVKAVVCAALYPNIAIIRRVTKNGTRAWTPEDGSVTIHPSSVNDRVREYPNPFITYFTKQLSTAIYLHDTTCISAPILLFTAPKMSIRKERGNYFINLANNQMFACDLQSAQLIQKLQEQFNNMLEYKITHPGIVCWNGFEGDVLNAIIELVSQKDEELGFSDSDIKNCEDDIHDKV; from the exons ATGTCCCATCCTTACGGACTATTTTCAGCACAAAGAATGTATTCGAGACGTAGACatg gaGACAGAGGTGAAAGTTCTCAGTCAGGAGGGTCACATTTTGAACGTGATAGCCGTGGACGAGGCAGAGGAGGAGGACATCCACCTTGGTTGAGAGGCAAAGAAATAGGGCTTTATTATAGAGATAAGGCCAAAGAAAAGACCAAGAAAAAGGAAACTCGAGTTATTAAGTTACCTGGACATCTTcaagaaaaaattgaacacGTGTTAGACAATTCTAAaggatattatgaaaaattatataacaatgcATACACTGAAGATACGTATGGTGTGTTAGAAGATAAATATGTGCACATTCGTGACTCccaatttaaaagaaaatttatgaacaTGGTATCTGGTAATATGCAAGAAAATCTTGCTAGAGCTTTGCTGGTTAaatcaaaattagaaaaagatattgcagtagataaaaaattattaaatgaatatagGTCAATGCAATCAACGCAGGAGTATGAAAACATGAAAcaatttagattaaaattacCATCATATCATAAAAGATCAAGAATATTAGATTTGATTAAGGAAAATCAAGTTATTGTAATAAGTGGAGAAACTg GTTGTGGAAAAACAACACAAGTTGCTCAGTATATATTGGATGACCAACTAGAACAAGAAAATGGTAGCACTGTGCGAATTATATGCACTCAACCTAGGAGGATATCAGCTATATCCGTTGCTGAAAGAGTTGCAGCTGAGAGAGCAGAGAGGCTTGGTAAATCCGTTGGTTTTCAAATCCGGCTTGAAAA aGTATTACCGAGAGATAGAGGCAGCATAACATTTTGTACTACTGGAATGTTATTGCAATTTATGCAAGGTGATCCAGCcttaaaagaattttctcaTATTATATTAGATGAAATTCATGAAAGATCTACCGAAAGTGACTTTATCCTTGCTTTACTGAAGCTAATTATCTCTAAA aGACCGGATTTGAAAGTTATTTTAATGAGTGCAACACTTAACTCTGAAAGATTTTCCAGTTATTATGATGATTGCCCAATGATTCATATTCCTGGCTTTACTTATCCAGtaacagaattttatttagagGACATCCTATCCTTTACAGA ATATCAATTTCCCGCATCAGCTGCAATACCTCAAGATCATAGAAAacatatcaaaaaatataaacaagaaCAACGAAAAAGGGATGAGTTTCATGATGTACTATATCCTTATGTACGACAGCTTATAGCTACG aagaaatattcaaaagaaGTAATTGAACAATTACGGAATCCAAACAGCGAGAAATTGTCTCTTGATCTTATAGAACAATTAATTAGGTACATTTGTAAAACTAAAGATCCTGGAGCTATTTTAGTTTTTCTTCCTGGTATGATGGATATAATAAAACTACATAAAATTATGCTGGAAAATAGACAGTATCCACAAA ATCAATATGTTATTTATCCTCTTCATTCTCGTATGCCAACTGTCGATCAGAAGCTCGTTTTTAGAACACCAGCTGAAGGAGTTCGGAAGATAATAATTGCAACTTCGATAGCCGAAACTTCTATAACTATTGAAGATGTAGTATATGTTATTGATTgcggaaaaatgaaatttggtAAATTTGATCTccaaaaaaatgttcaaactTTGGAACCTGAATGGGTATCGTTAGCTAATGCTAAACAAAGAAGAGGTAGAGCAGGCAG agTAAAAGCTGGTGTCTGTTATCATTTGTACTCAAAAGCTAGAGAAATGGCACTAGACCAGTATCCTTTACCTGAAATGTTAAGGACGCGTTTAGAGGaagttattttacaaataaaagtgTTACAATTGGGAAAAGCTAGAACTTTCCTAGCAAGTGTTATGGATCCCCCAAATATGAAAGCTATAGATCTATCTTTGGATTTACTCCGAACTCTCAACGCGTTAGATGACGAAGAACAATTGACTCCTTTGGGTTATCATTTGGCTCAATTACCTCTAGATCCACGAACAG GGAAAATGATCATATGGGCATCATTATTTTCGTGCGTAGAACCAGTTTTTGCAATCGCGGCAAGTCTTAGTTTTAAAGATGCTTTTTACTGTCCACTTGGAAAAGAGGAAGACgcacgaaaaaagaaactcgaattaaatatgaatCAATTTAGCGATCATATCGCGTTATCTGAAGCATTAAGAAGATTTGAGATCGcgtataaaaaaagttatGCAAGTTCTTTTTGTAGGGAATATTTCCTCTCTTTCAGTACGCTCAAACTACTTTCTGAAATGAAAACTCAATTTGCTCAACATTtgtatgaaatgaaatttatgaactCAGAAAATCCCGCTGACATTAATGCTAACAGGAACTCCAGTAACATAACCTTAGTGAAAGCAGTAGTATGTGCTGCATTATATCCTAATATTGCTATTATAAG GAGAGTTACAAAAAATGGAACCAGAGCATGGACTCCAGAAGATGGCAGCGTTACTATACATCCGTCAAGTGTAAATGATAGAGTTAGGGAATATCCCAACccatttattacgtattttacaaAGCAACTTTCGACAGCGATATATTTGCATGATACTACATGCATTAGCGcgccaattttattatttactgcTCCAAAAATGTCTATAA gaaaagaaagaggaaactaTTTTATCAACTTAGCAAACAATCAAATGTTTGCTTGCGATTTACAAAGTGCACAACTTATTCAG aaattacAAGAACAATTCAATAATATGTTAGAGTATAAAATAACACATCCGGGAATAGTATGCTGGAATGGTTTTGAAGGCGATGTATTAAA TGCTATCATAGAATTGGTTTCTCAAAAAGACGAGGAATTGGGATTTTCTGAttctgatattaaaaattgtgagGATGATATACATGATAAAGTTTGA
- the LOC132905652 gene encoding uracil phosphoribosyltransferase homolog: protein MGSTEVTPIPKKLNESNDIADVYGPNLKILPCNNQVKELQTILRDKNTTRSDFKFYADRLIRLVIEESLNQLPFSKCVVTTPTGAKYNGLKYQKGNCGVSIVRSGEAMEQGLRDCCRSIRIGKILVESDADTHEAKVVYAKFPDDISERKVLLMYPIMSTGNTVIKAIAVLKEHNVIEENIILSNLFCTPIAAKSLVTAFPQMKILTSEIHSIAPNHFGQKYFGCSRFVVGETTNIQGKDI, encoded by the exons ATGGGTAGCACGGAGGTAACACCGAttccaaagaaattaaacgaaagcaACGATATCGCTGATGTTTACGGGCCGAACTTAAAAATCCTACCATGCAATAATCAAGTGAAGGAACTGCAGActatattgcgagacaa AAACACCACGAGGAGCGATTTCAAGTTCTACGCCGACCGTCTG ATAAGACTAGTGATAGAAGAAAGTTTAAATCAATTACCTTTCTCCAAATGTGTGGTAACTACACCAACTGGTGCCAAATATAATGGTTTGAAGTATCAGAAAGGAAATTGTGGAGTGTCTATTGTAAGAAGTGGAGAAGCCATGGAAcag GGCTTAAGAGACTGTTGTCGTAGTATAAGAATTGGGAAAATATTAGTTGAAAGTGATGCAGACACTCATGAAGCCAAAGTAGTTTATGCAAAGTTTCCAGATGATATATCTGAAAGGAAAGTCTTACTTATGTATCCAATAATGA gtaCTGGGAATACTGTGATAAAAGCAATTGCTGTCCTAAAAGAACATAATgtaattgaagaaaatataattttatcaaatttattttgtacacCAATTGCAGCTAAGTCTCTAGTCACTGCCTTCCCTCAG atGAAGATTTTAACATCAGAGATTCATAGCATTGCTCCAAATCATTTTGGACAGAAATACTTTG GATGTTCTCGTTTCGTCGTAGGGGAGACTACAAACATACAAGGGAAAgatatttga